CCGACGGCGACAGCAACGGCATCCGGATCACGGAGGCCGCCCACTGATCCGGCCGCTGATCCGGCGCTGAACGAAACGATGGGCGGGCCCGGTGAACGAACCGATGGGCGGGCCCGGCGCTGTGTGCGCCGGGCCCGCCCATCAGTCGTCCGTCCTGCCGCGACCGGAGATCAGTCCGTGCCGAACTCCATCGCCGCGCGGTCCAGCAGCTCGTCGTCCGCGGAGACCTCGCCGCGGGACGCGATCGCCTCGGCGCCGCCCTGCGGCATCTCCGGCATGCTGCCGATCAGCCCGGTCGAGGCCGCCTGCGCGGCACCGATGGAGGGGCTGCCGGTGCCGATCAGGCCGAGCCCGGCGTACTGCTCCAGCTTGGCGCGCGAGTCGGCGATGTCGAGGTTGCGCATGGTGAGCTGGCCGATCCGGTCCACCGGGCCGAACGCCGAGTCCTCGGTGCGCTCCATGGACAGCTTGTCCGGGTGGTAGCTGAAGGCGGGGCCGCGGGTGTCGAGGATCGAGTAGTCCTCACCGCGCCGCAGCCGCAGGGTCACCTCGCCGGTGACGGCCGCGCCGACCCAGCGCTGCAGCGACTCGCGCACCATCAGGGCCTGCGGGTCCAGCCAGCGGCCCTCGTACATCAGCCGGCCGAGGCGCCGTCCCTCGTTGTAGTACTGGGCGATCGTGTCCTCGTTGTGGATCGCGTTGACCAGGCGCTCGTACGCGGCGTGCAGCAGGGCCATGCCCGGCGCCTCGTAGATGCCGCGGCTCTTGGCCTCGATGATCCGGTTCTCGATCTGGTCCGACATGCCCATGCCGTGCCGGCCGCCGATGGCGTTGGCCTCCATCACCAGGTCGACGGCGGAGGCGAACTCCTTGCCGTTGATCGTGACCGGGCGGCCCTGGTCGAAGCCGATCGTCACGTCCTCGGTGGCGATCTCGACCTCGGGGTCCCAGAACCGGACGCCCATGATCGGCTCCACGGTCTCCACACCCGTGTCCAGGTGCTCCAGGGTCTTGGCCTCGTGGGTGGCGCCCCAGATGTTGGCGTCGGTGGAGTACGCCTTCTCCGTGCTGTCGCGGTAGGGCAGGTCGTGCGCGACCAGCCACTCCGACATCTCCTTGCGGCCACCGAGCTCGGTCACGAAGTCCGCGTCCAGCCAGGGCTTGTAGATCCGCAGGTGGGGGTTGGCGAGCAGCCCGTACCGGTAGAAGCGCTCGATGTCGTTGCCCTTGA
This sequence is a window from Streptomyces ortus. Protein-coding genes within it:
- the argG gene encoding argininosuccinate synthase; protein product: MSKVLTSLPAGERVGIAFSGGLDTSVAVAWMRDKGAVPCTYTADIGQYDEPDIASVPGRAKAYGAELARLVDCRAALVEEGLAALTCGAFHIRSGGRAYFNTTPLGRAVTGTLLVRAMLEDDVQIWGDGSTFKGNDIERFYRYGLLANPHLRIYKPWLDADFVTELGGRKEMSEWLVAHDLPYRDSTEKAYSTDANIWGATHEAKTLEHLDTGVETVEPIMGVRFWDPEVEIATEDVTIGFDQGRPVTINGKEFASAVDLVMEANAIGGRHGMGMSDQIENRIIEAKSRGIYEAPGMALLHAAYERLVNAIHNEDTIAQYYNEGRRLGRLMYEGRWLDPQALMVRESLQRWVGAAVTGEVTLRLRRGEDYSILDTRGPAFSYHPDKLSMERTEDSAFGPVDRIGQLTMRNLDIADSRAKLEQYAGLGLIGTGSPSIGAAQAASTGLIGSMPEMPQGGAEAIASRGEVSADDELLDRAAMEFGTD